Sequence from the Candidatus Woesearchaeota archaeon genome:
GCAGAAGTGCCAGAAAAAACATTGATCTGCGATGCTGCGCAACGATTGAGCGGAACAGTAGAAGTCAGCGCGTATAATGGAATAACAGGAGACGCGATCAATGGCGCGTCTGTTGCGTATCGTTGTGGAACGTATAGCACCTGTTTAATGGGCGCGACAAACGCGGCAGGAGATTATGAAAGTACATTCCCAGTGTGTGTCGGTGGCGCAGTGCGAATTGACGCGACAGGATATTATACAGCGTACAGCAGCATAGATACACTTCCTGAGCAGGATGGAAAAATAATTGTGCTTCTTGAACCAATCAAAAGTGTTCCAGTAGAGATAAAATTCATTCCAAGCGCGCGATTAAATCAAAGCATGAGCGCGGCGTCATTACGAAATCTTGCGTTTGACATGAGCAGAACAGATAGTGTTCTTGTCACGTTGGAAAAAGTTCCTGACCAATTATTTGAAACACCATATTCGCAAGTCGTAACTGTCACAAAAGATGAACCAGTAAATATCAGTTTAGTCAGTGGAACATACACAGTAAACGCATTGTTGCTTGATCAGGCAGGAGTCATAATTCCTGCGCGAAATGAAACCTACGGCAATGAAACTGTGGAATATCCAGAAGTCAATATGACGCCTGCAATGTTAGGGCAGATTACATTAGACACAACAACAGGCCAATGGGAAGTCGCAAGTGATGATCTTCAGACTGCGAAAGGGGTAACGTTTTATGTCTTCAGAATGGACAACCCAATTTATCTTGAAGATTTGGGAGAACTTGGTGAGTTTACGAATTATACGACGGTGTTTAGGGAAGTAGTGGAACCCGAATGGATGAAATAAGAAAAAATAATCACTTCCCCAACGCGTCAATCTTCGCAGCCAGAATAAAATCATTCTCGCTCAACCCATGGATAGCGTGCGTCCACAAAACAAGGGTAATCTTGTTCCATGTCCAATGAATATCCGGATGATGCTCTTCTGCTTCTGCGAGAAATTTCACGCGTTCAAGCCAAGAAGACGCGTCCACAAAATCTTTGAATGTATAATCTCTCTCAATTCGTCCAGAAACAAGTTTCCACCCTTTGAGCATTTTCAAAAAGCGTTGTGCTTGCAAATCAGAAAGTGCTGGCACACCACCTTCGCAGGGCTTGCATTTCTTTTTTTGAAGATCCATAAAGAATTTTAAAAAAAACAAAGTATAAATACTTTACTGCGTATATGTGTGAATAAGTTCTTCTAGTTTTGTCATTCCATGTTCAAGCGCGCCGGTCAAATCAAAATTGTGTTGTTCTATGTTATATTTTTGTTCATAAACAGCACATACAGCAGGATCTTCCTTACAAAGTTGCTCATTGTGATAAAATGCTGCAGCGTAGGGCAATGCTGTTAAAAGAAGTGCGGCAGGAATAATCAAAGGATTTTGTGATTCTTTCATGGAGTATTCAGGCATAGTATCTTCACTTTCTTATCCTGAAGAAACAAATAATGCTTTATAAAATTGTTGACAGAAATGTTTGATGAAACAATAAAAAGACCACTAGAACCAGGAATATTCTAATTATTTCTTTGCTTTCTTTTTCAATTCTTTCAAGTGTTTAATCTTCATGTGCGCTTCGAGTGCTTTCACATGCTTTTTACAATACGGGCAAACCCCTTCTGTTGTAGGTTCATGCGCTTTTTTCTGTTTTCGCCACTTGCTTTCAACCATGGAATTTTTAGACGCATACAGATATTTAAAGCTTTGTTTTTCCATGGATTTAAGAGATTATTTAGAAGAGTAAAAACACGCACCAGCAAAAGCGTTGTTGTCAGGGGGACCCATTGCGCCTTTTTTGGCGCAATGGGGTTATTATTATGTACAGAAAATCAAATAATGAAAAGCTTCTTCATTCATAATAGATTATTTAAACTAAAGAAAATCACGACTTTCCATGAAAATAAGCGATCTCGAACCAATCATCAACCATCATCTTTTTGCGGTCTTAAAAAAAGAAAAATTTCAAGACTTAAGACCATCGCAAATCAAAGCAATAAACGCGGGATTATTCGAAAACAAAAATCTTCTTGTCTGTACGCCAACGGGCTCAGGAAAAACATTAATTGCTGAACTTGCCGCGATGAATTGCATCTACGAAAAAAAAGGAAAAGCGATCTACATTGTTCCATTAAAATCATTGGCGTCAGAAAAGTATCAATCATTCAAACAAAAATATACAGACAAAAAAATTGCGTTATCTATTGGCGACACAGACAGCAGCGATAGTCATTTAGCGTCATACGACATCATCATGACGACATCAGAAAAATTAGACTCCTTAATCCGTCATAACGCGCCGTGGCTCAAAGACATTAAAGTGGTTATCATTGATGAGATTCATCTCCTCAACGAGCAAGACAGAGGACCAACATTAGAAATAGTCATCACGATTTTGCGTCACATTCTCAAAAACATCCAAATCATTGGTTTGAGCGCGACCATCGGGAATCCTGAAGAACTTGCGGAATGGTTAGGAGCAAATCTTGTAGAAGACAGTTGGCGTCCGGTGGAATTGCATCATGGAACGTATTTGGAAGGAAATATTGAATTTTATAAAAAATGATACGTCAATGCTGTCGAATGAATACAACAACATGTCTTAACACCTGCAATCCATGCCACAACGACGAAAACTGATGATCTGCGCCAGAAATCACTACTAATTTCTTTGGTTCGTTTGCAGTTTTATACAAATCCTTCGCTTCGAGAAGAGGAACAGCTTCATCTTTGCTTCCATGAACAATCAATAAGGGCTTTTTCAGTTTCTTTAAAGCACGAGGAATATCCAAAACAAAGAATTCATCGTAAAATGCTTTCTTCAATTTCTTGCCATGATACCATTTTCCCAAACGATCATAAACAATATATTTCTTCCTCTTAAAATCAGTAATCTCTTCAGCAGTAAAGTCATAATGAACACCGCGTTTTAAATCAGCAACACCAGATAATAACACAACGCCACTCACCCGTTTATCAGCATGCGCATACAATGCAGCATCAATTGCGCCAGTGGAAATGCCAATCAAAAACAGTTTTTTAAAACCATATTTATTCTCAAGAAAATCAATTGCATATTTTACATCTACAACTTCTTTGCTCATTAATTTATCAGAGAATTTTCCATCGGAAGTATCACTGCCACTAAAATCAAAACTCATTGTTGTATATCCAAAAAAAGAAAGAACGCGACAAAATCGTCGTGCAGTTCCAGAACAATGTCCTGGAAAGCCATGAAGAAAGAGGATAGCGGTATCAGAACCAAAAGCAGGTTTGTAAACAAAACCGCGAAGCGTTAATCCATCTTTATTTTGAAAGGAAATATTGTTCATCGACTCCTAAGAAAAGAATCACAATATAAATTTTTGGAAGCTATCGCATAGGATACAAAATATGGTCAAGAGAAATTCCTGAACGTGTTGGAATCTGCGCATAGGTACGCAATTTTGGAAACTTTTCTGTATCCGCCTGCGCTTTTTCTGTTTCATCTTTGATCAGAACATACATTTTTCGCCGACGAAATTCTTTGCCTTCTTTCCAAGAATCAACAAGCGCTTCAAGAAAAACTGCACCATAGCTTGGCTTGTATGATCGAGACGAAGTAATGACAGAACCAAAAGAGGGCAGAAGACCACACGCTCTAAATGCGTCTATCGCTGCACCACTATAACAACAACTATTTATGAAAAGAAAGGACATATCAAACCCTAACGCGTCGGCAAGTGCATAATATGAGACAGGAGTTCCATCGACACAAATTCCAGAAGGGAGTCCATGGCCATGATATGCAACAACAAGAAATCCCTGCCCTCTTGTATCACGCTTTTCTCTAGCGTCGTGAATTACACTCCTTGATTGCTCTAAAATTTGTTCATTATGATATTTTCTACCTGACAGATGAACAATGTTTCCAGGGTCAATAGCTGCGTTGGTCACCAAATATTCCCTGAATCTCTTAAGTTGTGGAGCGTGATGTATCTCATTTCCTGATATCAAGAGCACCGATATATTTTCCCTAAGTCCGCTTACCATATTTCAGAAAAACAAGCACATCTTTAAAAAATTTCGTGTTCAAAGCCACTGAATTCCTTTTTCTTTCGAAGCGTTTAATTGAATTGCGCCTTTGAACGCAGTCACATAGCCTTTCACAATCTTAAATTTCTTGCCAGGCTTTGCTTTTTTGACATCTTCATTCCAGAAGGTGACTTTAATTTCTCCAGTTTCATCAGTGACAAATCCTGCGACAAAAGAATCATTGTTGTAGCCGCTTGTTTGCCTTTTTTCTCCGAGAAAATCAATAGTTACTTCAATATCCACATTTTTCATGCCTTCTTTGAGATCTTTTATTTTATATTGTACCATAATAAGGAAAAAGCATCTGATGCTATATAATGGTTTGGGTTTTGAAGCAGAGAATAACTCGAAGAAAGAGATGCGCATTACTCCAGAGGACATTCATAACCATATTCTTTTATCTTGATGTCGTAAGTGACAGTAAGAATAGAATTCCCTGGAAGATCGTCACCGTCAGTATAATCGACAATATTTTCATCAGCGTCATACGTCCATGAACTTCTATTGGTAAGTACTCCATTGACATAGAGCGTAAGCGTTTCTTCAACAGGATAATATTGAAGAAGTACTGGTTGATACGCACCATCGGGATCTTCAAGATGTAATGCTTGTGCGTCCCAAGTTTGAAAATCTTCGCAAATAGTATTAAGATACCCTTGATGTTGATTGGTGATATTTATCAGTCTGTACCCAACAGTTCCTGTACAACTGGAAGATTCAGGAACAACAGTCGAAGAGAAGTAAACAAGATCCGGATTCTTGAGCGAATAAAGTTGCGTGGTAAAATGCGAAACAGCATCATCATCCATTTCAGTAGTTTCACCGTCAAAAAAACTTTGGTCATCCTCATCAGTGAATATAAGAAATTCTAAAGGTGCGTCGTCTCTCATCCAAGATGCGCTACCGCCATTCATATAACTAAGAATCGCTGCGAATGGTTCTTCTACAGTTGTAAGAGAAATAGACCAATCTCTGTTCACCGTTATCCTGTTAAAGGGAGCAGATGTGTCTGCCACAGCAAGAGTAGGATCAGCGGAAATTACTTTGAGTTGCCAATCAGCATAAGCAGGGAGAGAAGGAAGAAGAATGTGTTCATACCATTCATAAACACGTGATTCCTCGCCCGCATCCATTGAACAAGAAGTGTCAACAACCATGAAAATGTCGTAACTGGTATTTTCTGTTGGAGGAACGAATGCTGTCTGTGCATAGGAACAAAGCATTCCTGAAGAATCACCACTATCATCCTCATGAGCGCCACCATTTATGTCATTCTCTTCTCGTGGGGGACGATTAGTAAGATTATAGTCATGACACCCTGCAAGAATTCCAACAACGACAAGACGCTCAAGAGATGCCATTAGATAGTTATTGTTTATGCGTTTATAATTTTTTTGGCACATTTCAGGATCATGAACACTAGACTTCTTTGAGATTAATGTATACATGGTTGAATAATCAAGTGCAAGAATTGTGCCACAAAGAAAATGAACAAAATGAAGCATGCAAAAACCAAAACTATAAATATTACTCTGTCTTACTTACGCTTACTATGGAAAGTATCACAATAAAAGTAGAAGAAAATTTTGCAAAAGAGATAGAAAAAGCAATGAAGCCGTATTACAGCACGAAAACAGAGTTTATCAGAGAAGCGATTAGGGACAAGATAAGAGATATGCGATTAGAAAGAGCGCAGGAAACCTACAAAAAAGAGTTGGAAGAGTATCGAAGAAAGTTTCCAGTACACAAGGTAACTCCGGCAACTTACGCTGAAGAACGTGCTATTCGAGAAAGAGTAGGGAAAGAATATGCTAAAAAATTTGGGATTGAGTTAGAGTAGTTCTTCAGGTTTTTTGATTGGAGCAATATCTGTTAAATCGATAAAGTGATTATCTCTTGTAACAAGAATTGCATTGTTGTCTCTCGCTAAAACTACGTGCATTGCGTCGGCAAAACCTACTTTTCTTATTTGGTTGATCATTCTTGCTTCTTGTACTTGGATCTTTGATATAGGTACTTCCCTTAGTTTTATTGTTACACTAAACAATTCTTTTATTTGAGTTTCATTATACTCCTTTTTCAGTTCATGAACGATAAGATTAGAATATAAAATAAAACCATTATCTTCTTCAATGCTTTTTATTAAGAGAAGTGCCCACTCTCCAAGTGGTCTGAAATTATCTTCTCTGTTTTCATAATAGTCACGCCAAATGCATGTATCGAAATAATATTTTGTCATGAATGTGAAAATGCATTCTCTCTTTTTAAAACCAGAAGAAAAAGAGTTGACAAAATGTAAAGTTTTTAGAAAAGGTATGCTACTTCACAAACTCCACACCAGGAAGATGTTCAAATTCTTTATCTCCTGTTAAAAAGAGAATTCCTCGCTGTTTTGCCATGATATAACCAACGCAATCAACGTAAGAAAGTCCTTTGTTTTTATGAAGAAGACGAAACTGCATGGCTTCTTTTATAGTATCATCATCAAGAGGATGCGCGAAAGAAACAAAAAGATCATAATATTTCTCTGCCTGCTCTTTGTTAATTGAGCGAAGAAGGGAGTAATACAACTCCATCAACTGCAAATGGGTGGTCATAATGCTTATGTTGGATGAATACGGCAGATAGGTAGGATTTCCGCGAGCAATTTCAAATAAAGCATAGGTGTCATAAAAAAATGAGTTCATAGCCAACCCTCGCGAGCCATATCTTTAAATTCCTGTCCAGTCATTTTTGTTTTTAATGTCCCAAAAATGTTCCGCAAATCCGCTTTTTTTATAATGTGAATGGAGATTTTCTGATTTACTTTCAAACGTTCTTTTTCTACAACTTCTTTTGGAAAAATTGCTGCGATAGAATTTCCCCACTTTTTCAATACAACTTCAGTTGTCATAATGTCTCACCTTAATGAGACATATGTCTCACTCATTTATTAATATTTTGTTTTGGAATTGACAAAATGTAAAGTTTGGAAAAAGAGAACACGCACTTGCAACACAAAAATCGCCATGTAAAAAACCTATCTCACAAACGCAAGTATTTTTTTAGAATTTAAATATCAACATAAAAGATAAAATAAGGGATGAATAGTGTATGAACGTTGCAAGGCGAATCAAAAAAAATTTACTTCAAAGAAACATTTCTATGCCCCAATTCAGGAGTGTGAACATATAAATCCTTTATGTGACTAAAAAGATTTGGTTCACCACCATTCATGTGTTTAGGTTGATCATTTTTCCAGTCAAAAACATGTTGATTAAAAATAGACATGTTTTTGGGATTCATTAAGAAAGAGTCAACTACTTGAGAAAGTTTAGCATAATCCGCGACAACAACAAAGTAATGCATATTTTCTCTCATAACAGCATCCAAATGCGCATTGCCATAACCATGAAGATATCCCATATTGGGTCCTCTGCTAACATTCCCAGATTTCACAAGCCATAAATAAACTTCTCCACGACCACGCTTATCTCTATCGAGCGTTGTTCCAAAGCGAAAATTTACCATCTTCCGAACAGTAATGTAATCCGCCTGACCCTC
This genomic interval carries:
- a CDS encoding 4a-hydroxytetrahydrobiopterin dehydratase, which produces MDLQKKKCKPCEGGVPALSDLQAQRFLKMLKGWKLVSGRIERDYTFKDFVDASSWLERVKFLAEAEEHHPDIHWTWNKITLVLWTHAIHGLSENDFILAAKIDALGK
- a CDS encoding DEAD/DEAH box helicase; protein product: MKISDLEPIINHHLFAVLKKEKFQDLRPSQIKAINAGLFENKNLLVCTPTGSGKTLIAELAAMNCIYEKKGKAIYIVPLKSLASEKYQSFKQKYTDKKIALSIGDTDSSDSHLASYDIIMTTSEKLDSLIRHNAPWLKDIKVVIIDEIHLLNEQDRGPTLEIVITILRHILKNIQIIGLSATIGNPEELAEWLGANLVEDSWRPVELHHGTYLEGNIEFYKK
- a CDS encoding alpha/beta fold hydrolase, producing the protein MNNISFQNKDGLTLRGFVYKPAFGSDTAILFLHGFPGHCSGTARRFCRVLSFFGYTTMSFDFSGSDTSDGKFSDKLMSKEVVDVKYAIDFLENKYGFKKLFLIGISTGAIDAALYAHADKRVSGVVLLSGVADLKRGVHYDFTAEEITDFKRKKYIVYDRLGKWYHGKKLKKAFYDEFFVLDIPRALKKLKKPLLIVHGSKDEAVPLLEAKDLYKTANEPKKLVVISGADHQFSSLWHGLQVLRHVVVFIRQH
- a CDS encoding PIN domain-containing protein, with product MTKYYFDTCIWRDYYENREDNFRPLGEWALLLIKSIEEDNGFILYSNLIVHELKKEYNETQIKELFSVTIKLREVPISKIQVQEARMINQIRKVGFADAMHVVLARDNNAILVTRDNHFIDLTDIAPIKKPEELL
- a CDS encoding PIN domain-containing protein; translation: MNSFFYDTYALFEIARGNPTYLPYSSNISIMTTHLQLMELYYSLLRSINKEQAEKYYDLFVSFAHPLDDDTIKEAMQFRLLHKNKGLSYVDCVGYIMAKQRGILFLTGDKEFEHLPGVEFVK